The proteins below are encoded in one region of Chryseobacterium wanjuense:
- a CDS encoding C40 family peptidase, which produces MKKRVLFYLVAFVSTVSLQSCVTNYVVSKPATYTKEYKTDAKLASIDTKKMEQDKQQLINSFLAEKATSLANAKNTIKNSEIAKSIRHNKTIDNILTEASTYLGTPYRYGGMTRNGIDCSAFVLSVFGAAAGLSLPRVAASQAQEGEKIEKESLQKGDLIFFSHGRRISHVGIVESVSEDGEVKFIHAATSRGVMISSLNDSYWGPKYRFGKRVINENGEAYNNLATTTPASNGTSF; this is translated from the coding sequence ATGAAGAAAAGAGTTTTGTTTTATTTAGTTGCTTTCGTTTCTACCGTATCGTTACAATCGTGTGTTACCAATTACGTAGTATCAAAACCAGCAACTTACACTAAAGAATACAAAACAGATGCCAAACTAGCTTCTATCGATACAAAGAAAATGGAGCAGGATAAACAGCAATTGATCAATTCATTTCTTGCTGAAAAGGCAACTTCTTTAGCGAACGCAAAAAATACCATTAAGAATTCTGAGATTGCAAAATCAATCAGACACAATAAAACCATAGACAACATCCTTACGGAAGCGTCAACGTACCTGGGAACTCCTTACAGATATGGAGGAATGACAAGAAACGGTATCGATTGTTCAGCTTTTGTACTTTCCGTTTTCGGGGCAGCGGCAGGGCTTAGCTTACCAAGAGTAGCAGCTTCTCAGGCGCAGGAAGGAGAAAAGATCGAGAAAGAGAGCCTTCAGAAAGGTGACCTGATTTTCTTTTCTCACGGAAGAAGAATTTCTCACGTAGGTATTGTAGAAAGTGTTTCTGAAGACGGTGAAGTGAAATTCATTCACGCAGCAACGTCGAGAGGAGTAATGATTTCTTCGCTTAATGACTCTTATTGGGGACCTAAGTACAGATTCGGAAAAAGAGTAATCAATGAGAACGGAGAAGCTTACAACAACCTTGCAACTACAACTCCCGCATCAAACGGAACAAGTTTTTAA
- a CDS encoding pentapeptide repeat-containing protein, whose protein sequence is MKQAYFSDQTFENTDFSQFEKGEYENCIFRNCNFEYADLSFSSFNDCEFIGCNLSMAKLVSTAFREVIFKECKMFGLHFDDCNAFGLSFRFDGCSLNNSIFYKTSIKKTVFKNSKLIEVDFAECDLSNSIFNSCDLSGAVFDNTNLEKADFRTSVNYSIDPSQNRLKKAKFSLSEVYGLLHTFDIEIDRNS, encoded by the coding sequence ATGAAACAAGCATACTTCTCAGATCAAACTTTCGAAAACACCGACTTCTCTCAATTTGAAAAAGGCGAATACGAAAACTGTATCTTCCGAAACTGCAATTTTGAGTATGCTGATCTTTCTTTTTCCAGTTTTAATGACTGTGAATTCATCGGGTGTAATTTGAGCATGGCAAAACTCGTTTCAACGGCTTTCCGTGAGGTGATTTTTAAAGAGTGTAAAATGTTCGGGCTTCATTTTGATGATTGCAATGCTTTTGGATTGTCATTTAGATTTGACGGTTGTTCTTTAAACAATTCCATTTTTTATAAAACATCAATTAAAAAAACGGTATTTAAAAATTCAAAATTAATTGAAGTTGATTTTGCGGAATGCGACTTATCCAACTCCATCTTCAATTCCTGTGATCTTTCCGGCGCTGTTTTCGACAATACAAACCTTGAAAAAGCAGATTTCCGAACATCGGTCAACTATTCAATAGATCCTTCTCAGAACAGGCTTAAAAAGGCCAAATTTTCACTTTCCGAAGTCTATGGCCTGTTGCATACTTTCGATATTGAAATTGATAGGAACAGCTAA
- the rodA gene encoding rod shape-determining protein RodA, producing the protein MKWTEGIDKLGLGLYFLLCVFAIANIYSVDQKLGEKQLIFFCISLFVGLIIFVGRSKFFENMAGIIYIGGVLLLIGLFPFGKEILGQKNWYKFGSFTMQPVEFAKIGTALMVANYVSGPEFNLSNKKSLYTTLAIVGIPAAVVLAIPDVGSMLVFIAFFIALYREGLSGLLFGIGFLFAGVFLISLAINPIYVAAAIVLIIGGWIAMNYYKMSWNVISISGIVGSVVILCGLAFGSPYILEKMPKHQRERIEVLYKGEKAFRDTSGYNLLYSKTAIGSGGLLGKGYREGSVTQGKFVPEQETDYIFCTVGEEWGFVGSATLILCYMIYIGRIYYLAEQQKSTFNRVFGYCFASILLMHFTINLGMVMGLFPTVGIPLPYFSYGGSSLLAFSIMTFIFFKLNYSDKNSLV; encoded by the coding sequence ATGAAATGGACAGAAGGAATAGATAAATTAGGTCTTGGCTTGTATTTTCTGCTTTGTGTTTTTGCCATTGCAAATATTTACAGTGTTGACCAGAAATTAGGAGAAAAACAATTGATTTTCTTCTGTATTTCTCTGTTTGTCGGGCTCATCATATTTGTCGGAAGAAGTAAATTTTTCGAAAATATGGCGGGGATTATTTATATCGGAGGTGTTTTGCTTCTTATCGGGCTTTTCCCCTTTGGTAAAGAAATTCTCGGACAGAAAAACTGGTACAAATTCGGAAGTTTTACGATGCAGCCGGTGGAATTTGCAAAAATAGGAACCGCTTTGATGGTTGCCAATTATGTTTCCGGACCGGAGTTTAATTTAAGTAATAAAAAATCTCTCTATACAACGTTAGCCATTGTCGGGATTCCTGCAGCGGTAGTTCTTGCCATTCCGGATGTGGGTTCGATGTTGGTTTTTATTGCATTCTTTATTGCTTTGTATCGGGAAGGCCTGAGCGGATTGTTATTCGGAATCGGATTTCTTTTTGCCGGAGTTTTTCTTATTTCATTAGCCATTAATCCAATTTATGTTGCCGCAGCTATTGTCCTGATCATCGGAGGGTGGATCGCCATGAATTATTATAAAATGTCCTGGAATGTTATCTCAATTTCCGGTATTGTTGGTTCTGTGGTTATTTTGTGCGGTCTGGCTTTCGGCTCGCCATACATTTTAGAGAAAATGCCAAAACACCAGAGAGAAAGGATTGAGGTTTTATATAAAGGTGAAAAAGCATTCAGAGATACTTCGGGGTATAACTTATTATATTCTAAAACGGCGATCGGTTCCGGAGGACTTTTAGGAAAAGGCTATCGTGAAGGTTCTGTCACGCAGGGAAAATTCGTTCCGGAGCAGGAAACTGACTATATTTTCTGTACGGTGGGCGAAGAATGGGGCTTTGTAGGAAGTGCGACTCTAATTCTTTGTTATATGATCTACATCGGGCGGATCTATTATCTCGCGGAACAACAGAAATCTACTTTTAATCGTGTTTTCGGGTATTGCTTTGCGTCGATTCTTTTGATGCACTTTACGATCAATTTAGGGATGGTTATGGGACTTTTCCCGACGGTTGGTATTCCGTTGCCGTACTTTAGTTATGGAGGAAGTTCATTGCTGGCCTTTTCGATCATGACTTTTATTTTCTTTAAATTAAATTATTCGGATAAGAACAGTTTGGTGTAA
- a CDS encoding peptidoglycan D,D-transpeptidase FtsI family protein: MNTRYLKIFSVLVIVALIFVTRLAYLQLFTDRYALNAANTSIKIEYVIPQRGVIFDRNGKILVGNQPAYEISFTQALMKPDFDTLGFCNLMKISKTDFIKRINIIKKEKYYSKLNPMTFMKDLSREDIARVQEIIFKYPAFSIVQRPQRQYEVSTSGNLLGYTSEVNEREIKKDSTYYLPGDFIGKTGVEKSYEKELRGVKGMKYIQKDIKLRNIGSYKNGSLDKDVITGKDITLTIDYDLQRMAEEMLVNKHGAIVAIDPNNGEVLVAATGPDIDPNIFTGPNKSKNLYALSKDTIYENKPTFDRSLQAAYPPGSTFKLLTALSAMQMGVMDENTVFPCGGGFYYRGLRIKGHGGADPLIPAIQISSNCYFSYAYLAILNKYPGNPSKGVDEWKKIMSSFGVGEFLNNDFAVGAKGRIPSGEFYEKRMKSILKASGSKKDPKNWDPLATGAVFNGMGQGDVLVTPLQLANYVAAIANKGWYYTPHIVKSIDGKPNPDPRFKKKHQTLVDKKHFEPVLKGMEAVVLRGTAHGLKSNDFTQLAKTGTAQVPQGKDNSIFVLIAPADKPKIVVAAVMEHAGFGATWAGPAATVIAEKYITGDLKREHLYKKMTSSSFMPEYKRQWIADLKRKGLYVEPKPDSLKQKRIQDSLNFIKTQKEKLQKQIEIETKNKKSKPVTQ, translated from the coding sequence TTGAACACACGTTATTTAAAAATTTTTTCCGTACTAGTAATTGTCGCCTTGATTTTCGTGACGAGACTGGCCTATTTACAATTGTTTACAGATCGTTATGCTTTAAATGCTGCGAATACTTCCATTAAAATCGAATACGTAATTCCTCAAAGAGGAGTGATTTTCGATCGTAATGGGAAAATCCTTGTGGGTAACCAGCCGGCCTATGAAATATCTTTTACCCAGGCTTTGATGAAGCCCGATTTTGATACGCTTGGCTTTTGTAATTTAATGAAAATCTCGAAGACTGATTTCATCAAGAGGATTAATATCATTAAAAAAGAGAAATACTATTCCAAGCTGAATCCGATGACCTTTATGAAGGATCTGAGCAGAGAGGATATTGCACGGGTTCAGGAAATTATCTTTAAATATCCTGCTTTCAGCATTGTGCAAAGACCTCAGCGACAGTACGAAGTTTCCACTTCCGGAAACCTTTTGGGCTATACAAGTGAGGTAAACGAAAGAGAAATTAAAAAAGATTCAACCTATTATTTACCTGGAGATTTCATCGGGAAAACCGGTGTTGAAAAATCCTATGAAAAGGAGCTTCGGGGAGTGAAAGGAATGAAATACATTCAAAAAGACATCAAGCTTCGAAATATAGGTTCTTATAAAAACGGATCTCTGGATAAAGATGTAATTACCGGAAAGGATATTACACTGACTATCGATTACGACCTGCAGAGAATGGCCGAGGAAATGCTGGTGAACAAACACGGGGCAATCGTAGCTATCGACCCAAATAATGGGGAGGTTTTGGTGGCAGCAACCGGACCGGATATCGATCCTAATATTTTCACTGGTCCAAATAAATCTAAAAATTTATATGCTCTTTCAAAAGATACCATTTATGAAAATAAACCGACTTTTGACAGATCGCTTCAGGCAGCTTATCCTCCGGGATCAACCTTCAAATTATTGACGGCTTTGTCAGCAATGCAAATGGGTGTGATGGATGAAAATACCGTTTTCCCTTGTGGCGGCGGATTTTATTACAGAGGATTAAGAATTAAAGGTCATGGTGGTGCAGATCCGCTTATTCCTGCGATTCAGATTTCCAGTAACTGTTATTTTTCTTATGCTTATTTAGCTATTTTAAATAAATACCCGGGAAATCCTTCAAAAGGAGTAGACGAATGGAAGAAGATCATGAGCAGCTTTGGCGTAGGAGAATTCTTAAATAATGACTTTGCCGTTGGTGCTAAAGGCAGAATTCCTTCCGGAGAGTTTTATGAAAAAAGAATGAAGTCTATTCTTAAAGCAAGCGGTTCCAAAAAGGATCCTAAAAACTGGGATCCTTTGGCAACAGGAGCTGTTTTCAACGGAATGGGACAGGGAGATGTTCTGGTAACGCCTCTTCAATTGGCAAACTACGTAGCGGCTATTGCTAACAAAGGTTGGTACTACACGCCTCACATCGTAAAATCAATTGACGGCAAACCAAATCCTGATCCTAGATTTAAAAAGAAACATCAGACTTTAGTTGATAAAAAACACTTCGAACCGGTACTGAAAGGGATGGAAGCGGTAGTTTTGAGAGGTACAGCCCACGGTTTGAAATCAAACGATTTTACCCAATTGGCAAAAACAGGGACAGCACAGGTTCCGCAAGGAAAAGACAACTCGATCTTTGTATTGATTGCCCCTGCTGATAAACCTAAAATCGTGGTGGCTGCCGTGATGGAACACGCCGGATTCGGGGCAACCTGGGCGGGTCCTGCAGCAACGGTAATTGCTGAAAAATATATCACGGGAGATTTGAAGCGTGAGCATCTTTACAAAAAAATGACCTCTTCAAGCTTCATGCCTGAATACAAAAGACAGTGGATTGCCGATTTAAAACGCAAAGGTCTGTATGTAGAACCGAAACCGGATTCTCTGAAACAAAAAAGAATTCAGGATAGTTTGAATTTCATTAAAACGCAGAAAGAAAAACTGCAGAAACAAATAGAAATCGAAACAAAAAATAAAAAATCGAAACCCGTTACGCAATGA
- a CDS encoding rod shape-determining protein MreD produces the protein MISRTLFTDILIMIFLVALQIFVLNRITFFGKYTPVLYPVFVMFYPFFRNKFQFLILSFLIGLSVDAFLYSWGINAFATTLIAYFRTLIFRTSTDTSTDFFSFQSLQWAQFLLFLFSSIFLHQLLVQYIEFFKFSRFFEILLNVSITSIISFIFIVIYALIFKIKQKV, from the coding sequence ATGATTAGCAGAACTTTATTTACGGACATATTGATCATGATTTTCCTGGTTGCATTACAAATTTTTGTACTGAACAGGATCACTTTTTTTGGGAAATACACACCGGTGTTATATCCTGTTTTTGTTATGTTTTATCCTTTTTTTAGAAATAAATTTCAGTTTTTGATTTTAAGTTTTCTGATCGGTTTATCGGTTGACGCGTTCCTCTATTCATGGGGAATCAATGCATTTGCAACAACCCTGATTGCCTATTTCAGAACCTTGATTTTCAGAACATCTACAGATACTTCTACAGATTTCTTTTCATTTCAGTCCCTGCAATGGGCACAGTTTTTACTGTTTTTGTTCTCGAGTATCTTCTTACATCAGCTTTTAGTACAATATATAGAGTTCTTTAAGTTTAGTAGATTTTTTGAAATATTACTTAATGTATCGATAACAAGTATAATTTCATTTATCTTTATCGTTATATATGCATTAATATTTAAAATCAAACAAAAAGTTTGA
- the mreC gene encoding rod shape-determining protein MreC has translation MGFLLRLFSKNALFVFFIFLQIIALVLIFSKNAMQKSWIAGQSAALNSWVSGYIDEGVSYLKLKQINEDLVAQNKALMVELYGRQGAKNPQFRKVHDTLGGGQIYTFVDGEIVFNSINRRNNYFTINRGRRDGVFPQMGVMAPRGVAGIVINSTDSYALVQSVLSVNKIRINAALKNSGYFGTLTWNGDNSRVMHLADIPKYVALKIGDTVVTDGKSAIFPKGVMIGTIAGYSVDNKTGFWDISVELSEKMGSLNKVFVVKNLKKAEVQKIQDTMQAVIKKEND, from the coding sequence ATGGGATTTTTGCTGAGATTATTTTCGAAGAATGCTCTTTTTGTCTTCTTTATATTCCTGCAAATTATTGCTCTGGTTCTGATATTCTCTAAAAATGCCATGCAGAAATCCTGGATCGCGGGTCAATCAGCTGCGCTGAACTCTTGGGTTTCCGGATATATTGATGAAGGAGTTTCGTATCTTAAACTAAAACAGATCAATGAAGATCTTGTAGCTCAAAACAAAGCTTTGATGGTCGAACTTTACGGAAGGCAGGGTGCGAAAAACCCTCAGTTCAGAAAAGTTCATGATACATTGGGAGGCGGACAGATCTATACATTTGTTGACGGAGAGATTGTTTTCAACAGCATCAACAGAAGAAATAATTACTTTACAATAAACAGAGGGAGGAGAGACGGCGTATTTCCGCAAATGGGAGTAATGGCTCCTAGAGGTGTTGCGGGAATCGTGATCAATTCTACAGATAGTTACGCGCTGGTTCAGTCGGTTTTAAGTGTCAATAAAATCAGGATCAATGCCGCGCTAAAAAATTCAGGATATTTTGGGACATTGACCTGGAATGGAGACAATTCCAGAGTAATGCATTTGGCAGATATTCCTAAATATGTTGCCTTGAAAATTGGCGATACTGTCGTGACAGACGGGAAGTCGGCAATTTTTCCTAAAGGGGTAATGATTGGTACAATTGCGGGATATTCCGTAGATAATAAAACAGGTTTCTGGGATATCTCAGTAGAATTAAGTGAAAAAATGGGATCTTTGAACAAGGTTTTTGTAGTTAAAAATCTTAAAAAAGCTGAGGTACAAAAGATTCAGGATACAATGCAAGCTGTAATAAAAAAGGAAAATGATTAG
- a CDS encoding rod shape-determining protein, giving the protein MSLFDMFTQEIAIDLGTANTLIIHNNKIVIDQPSIVAIERSTGRPIAVGEQAKHMQGKTHEDIKTIRPLKDGVIADFHASEHMIKEFIKKIPGIKGKFIQPALRIVICIPSGITEVEKRAVRDSAQKVNAKEVRLIYEPMAAAIGVGIDVQKPEGNMIIDIGGGTTEIAVVALGGIVCDKSVKIAGDVFTNDIAYYLRTHHNLYIGERTAERIKIEVGSAVEDLDVDIEDIPVQGRDLITGKPKEIMVGYKEIARALDKSIIRIEDAVMETLSLTPPELAADIYKTGIYLAGGGALLRGLADRLHKKTGLPVFVAEDPLRAVVRGTGIALKNMDKFNFLIK; this is encoded by the coding sequence ATGAGTTTATTCGATATGTTTACGCAAGAAATTGCGATAGACCTTGGTACTGCCAACACCCTTATCATCCATAATAATAAAATTGTTATAGATCAGCCGTCAATTGTTGCAATTGAGCGTTCTACGGGGAGACCGATTGCCGTCGGTGAGCAGGCAAAACATATGCAGGGTAAAACTCACGAGGATATCAAGACAATCCGTCCGTTGAAAGATGGGGTGATTGCAGATTTCCACGCTTCTGAACACATGATTAAAGAATTTATCAAAAAAATTCCCGGAATTAAAGGGAAATTCATTCAGCCTGCACTTAGAATTGTGATCTGTATTCCTTCCGGTATCACTGAAGTTGAAAAAAGAGCGGTAAGAGATTCTGCTCAGAAAGTAAATGCTAAAGAAGTTCGATTGATTTACGAACCAATGGCAGCAGCTATCGGGGTTGGAATCGACGTTCAAAAACCTGAGGGTAATATGATCATCGACATAGGTGGCGGTACTACAGAAATTGCTGTGGTAGCTTTGGGAGGTATCGTTTGTGACAAATCTGTGAAAATTGCAGGTGACGTATTTACAAATGACATCGCTTACTACCTGAGAACTCACCACAATCTTTACATCGGTGAAAGAACGGCAGAGAGAATCAAAATCGAAGTAGGTTCTGCTGTGGAAGATCTTGATGTTGATATCGAAGATATTCCGGTACAGGGTAGAGACCTTATCACCGGGAAGCCAAAAGAAATCATGGTTGGGTACAAAGAGATCGCTCGTGCATTAGACAAATCTATCATCAGAATTGAAGATGCCGTAATGGAAACTCTTTCTCTTACACCTCCGGAATTGGCTGCCGATATCTACAAAACAGGTATTTATCTTGCTGGTGGTGGTGCTTTATTGAGAGGTCTTGCGGATAGATTACACAAAAAAACCGGTCTTCCTGTATTTGTTGCAGAAGATCCGTTGAGAGCTGTAGTTCGCGGAACAGGTATTGCGCTTAAGAATATGGATAAATTCAATTTCTTAATTAAATAA
- the hemA gene encoding glutamyl-tRNA reductase: protein MLQYSNIHQTSNFAVLSISFEKADVETRGKFAFFDENIKNFVTRIHDEDLGDAFVVSTCNRTEIYTTSPNYLLVAEEYCKTIGVNLMDFLQFANILTKEEALIHLFRVAAGLESQIIGDFEIIGQIKKAYNRFKKERQNSNPFLERAINSAIQISKRIKNETGISNGAASVSYAAVHYILNNQKRITEKNILLLGVGEIGQNTVENLVKHVYQPKIKIANRTQETAAKISEKYNIPHIDYADFDQELKNTDILIVATGARHPIVNKSHFPNGKETLVIDLSIPNNVDKNVIENENVTLIDVDELSKQIQETIQQREKEVPKAEKIIKELAKDFLEWEKKRRLAPNIHHFKAVLKNMERNEMHNFYKKNKYINITDMELSDKMIQKITNRFAKYIIDNPLKAEEISKLMHEILVEQPNNEFNEKH from the coding sequence ATGTTACAGTATTCCAACATCCATCAAACGTCGAATTTTGCCGTACTTTCCATTAGCTTCGAAAAGGCTGATGTAGAAACGAGGGGGAAGTTTGCCTTCTTTGATGAAAACATCAAAAACTTTGTTACCCGAATTCATGATGAAGATTTAGGGGACGCATTCGTGGTATCAACATGTAACAGAACCGAAATTTACACCACCTCTCCCAACTACCTTTTGGTAGCCGAAGAATATTGTAAAACGATTGGGGTGAATCTGATGGATTTTCTTCAGTTTGCCAATATTCTGACAAAGGAAGAAGCTCTGATCCATTTATTCAGAGTGGCAGCCGGTCTGGAGAGCCAGATCATCGGGGATTTTGAAATTATCGGACAGATCAAAAAAGCATACAACCGTTTCAAAAAAGAGAGACAAAATTCTAATCCCTTTTTAGAAAGGGCGATTAATTCTGCCATTCAGATTTCGAAAAGAATTAAAAACGAAACCGGAATTTCCAACGGTGCGGCTTCCGTTTCTTATGCGGCGGTTCATTATATTTTAAACAATCAAAAAAGAATTACCGAAAAAAATATTCTTCTTTTGGGTGTTGGCGAAATCGGGCAAAATACCGTTGAAAATTTGGTAAAGCACGTTTATCAGCCAAAAATTAAAATTGCCAACAGAACTCAGGAAACGGCAGCGAAAATTTCTGAGAAATACAATATTCCTCATATTGATTATGCTGATTTTGATCAAGAACTAAAAAACACAGACATTCTTATTGTTGCCACCGGAGCAAGACATCCGATCGTGAACAAGTCTCACTTCCCGAACGGAAAGGAAACGCTGGTGATCGACCTTTCAATTCCGAACAACGTAGACAAAAATGTTATCGAAAATGAAAATGTAACATTGATAGATGTCGACGAGCTTTCCAAACAAATCCAGGAGACCATCCAGCAAAGGGAAAAAGAAGTTCCGAAAGCTGAAAAAATTATTAAAGAGCTTGCAAAAGACTTCCTCGAATGGGAAAAAAAGAGAAGACTGGCTCCCAATATTCACCATTTCAAAGCGGTTTTAAAGAACATGGAACGCAACGAAATGCACAATTTTTACAAAAAAAATAAATACATAAACATCACGGACATGGAACTTTCCGATAAAATGATTCAGAAAATTACCAACCGTTTTGCAAAATATATTATCGATAATCCGTTAAAAGCCGAAGAAATTAGTAAATTAATGCACGAAATATTAGTTGAACAACCAAACAACGAATTCAATGAAAAGCATTAG
- the hemC gene encoding hydroxymethylbilane synthase — protein MKSIRIGTRNSALALWQAREVARHLQNNNYLTDIVPIVSSGDKNLNQPLYSLGITGVFTRDLDTALLNDEIDIAVHSLKDVPTVLPENIELIAHLERDFPQDVLIRKESSRNKEFHELKLATSSLRRRAFWLRNFPNAEFSDIRGNIQTRLQKLEEQDFDATILSLAGIKRMKMDIDYEMLPMMISAPSQGVIAVAGHSHKQEINDIVRKINHKKTQICVEIERNFLNTLEGGCTAPIGAFAEIFDDQIRFKAALCSLDGKNCIATDENFVYNEEENYGKKFAKIVLENGGKELMTEIKGQIK, from the coding sequence ATGAAAAGCATTAGAATCGGAACAAGAAATTCCGCACTTGCACTTTGGCAGGCGAGAGAAGTTGCGAGGCACCTTCAAAATAATAATTATTTAACGGATATCGTTCCTATCGTATCTTCTGGCGATAAAAATCTCAATCAGCCGCTTTATTCTTTAGGAATCACGGGAGTTTTCACAAGAGATCTCGATACCGCATTACTGAATGACGAGATTGACATCGCCGTGCATTCTTTAAAAGATGTACCTACCGTACTTCCCGAAAATATTGAACTGATTGCCCATCTGGAAAGAGATTTCCCTCAGGATGTCCTGATCCGTAAAGAATCTTCAAGAAACAAAGAATTTCATGAGCTTAAACTGGCAACAAGCAGTTTGAGAAGAAGAGCTTTCTGGCTGAGAAACTTCCCGAACGCTGAGTTTTCGGATATCCGCGGAAATATCCAGACGCGTCTTCAGAAACTGGAAGAACAGGATTTTGATGCAACGATTTTATCTTTGGCAGGAATCAAAAGAATGAAAATGGACATTGATTATGAAATGCTTCCGATGATGATTTCCGCGCCGTCTCAGGGTGTAATTGCTGTTGCAGGGCACTCTCACAAACAGGAGATTAATGATATTGTAAGGAAAATTAATCATAAAAAAACACAGATCTGTGTTGAGATTGAGAGAAATTTCCTGAATACTCTGGAAGGAGGATGTACCGCACCTATCGGAGCTTTTGCGGAAATTTTTGATGATCAGATCCGTTTCAAAGCAGCACTTTGCTCGCTGGATGGCAAAAACTGCATCGCAACCGACGAAAATTTTGTTTATAATGAAGAAGAAAATTATGGCAAAAAATTTGCGAAGATCGTTCTTGAAAACGGAGGAAAAGAATTAATGACTGAAATTAAAGGTCAGATAAAGTAA
- a CDS encoding uroporphyrinogen-III synthase translates to MKILFTKNIDQAIISKELGEDILVDCVEVIKTNSIKVNPFDLKNYSLIFTSANGVNAFFKNRFKPNEDFTAKNYNKIYCVGEKTKRELRKHGFGTFKVLKNAETLSKFIISHCQHEKFLHFCGNMALDVLDRNLPLQNIKYKKVTVYNTEELNPLITEKYHAAVFFSPSGVRSFAKQNSFDDMMLFSIGETTSSEIKKYVSKQIFTSEENTLASVLNLIRRTIKKT, encoded by the coding sequence ATGAAAATCTTATTTACCAAAAATATAGACCAGGCTATCATATCCAAAGAGTTAGGAGAAGATATCCTGGTTGATTGTGTTGAGGTAATTAAGACCAATTCTATTAAAGTAAATCCTTTTGATTTAAAAAATTACTCCCTGATTTTTACCAGTGCAAACGGAGTAAATGCCTTTTTTAAAAATCGTTTTAAGCCTAACGAAGATTTTACAGCAAAAAATTACAATAAGATCTATTGTGTCGGTGAAAAAACAAAGCGGGAGCTCAGGAAACACGGTTTCGGAACTTTCAAGGTTTTGAAAAATGCGGAGACACTTTCGAAGTTTATTATAAGCCATTGCCAGCACGAAAAATTTCTTCACTTCTGTGGAAATATGGCACTGGATGTATTGGACAGAAATCTGCCACTGCAAAATATTAAGTATAAAAAAGTTACCGTTTATAATACGGAAGAACTCAATCCTCTGATAACTGAAAAATATCATGCGGCTGTTTTTTTTAGTCCAAGCGGAGTTCGTAGTTTTGCAAAACAAAATTCTTTTGATGATATGATGCTATTTTCAATTGGAGAAACGACTTCCAGCGAAATAAAAAAATATGTCTCAAAACAGATCTTCACGTCTGAGGAGAATACATTGGCATCTGTTTTGAATCTTATCCGAAGAACAATTAAAAAAACATAA